One region of Azospirillum lipoferum 4B genomic DNA includes:
- a CDS encoding RT0821/Lpp0805 family surface protein has protein sequence MKASPFLAAALSASLLAAPLAGCAQPGYGDSYGGVSANKQTAGTVLGGVVGGLAGSRFGGGSGKLVAVGVGTLLGAALGSAAGASLDRADQTYAQQAAVNAYSAPTGSTVRWNNPDTGNYGSYTPVREGTGPQGQLCREYQTTIVVQGRTQQGFGTACQQGDGTWRVVS, from the coding sequence ATGAAAGCCAGCCCCTTCCTCGCCGCCGCGCTGTCCGCCAGCCTGCTCGCGGCCCCGCTTGCCGGCTGTGCCCAGCCCGGCTACGGCGACTCCTATGGCGGCGTCAGCGCCAACAAGCAGACGGCCGGCACCGTGCTGGGCGGCGTGGTCGGCGGTCTGGCCGGCTCGCGCTTCGGCGGCGGCAGCGGCAAGCTGGTGGCGGTCGGTGTCGGCACGCTGCTGGGTGCGGCGCTGGGCAGTGCTGCGGGCGCCTCGCTCGACCGCGCCGACCAGACCTATGCCCAGCAGGCGGCGGTCAATGCCTACAGCGCGCCGACCGGCAGCACCGTGCGCTGGAACAATCCGGATACCGGCAATTACGGCAGCTACACGCCGGTGCGCGAGGGCACCGGGCCGCAGGGCCAGCTCTGCCGCGAGTATCAGACCACAATCGTCGTCCAGGGCCGTACCCAGCAGGGCTTCGGCACCGCCTGTCAACAGGGTGACGGCACTTGGCGCGTGGTCAGCTGA